A segment of the Hallerella succinigenes genome:
CGCAATCGCAACACGTTTCGCCACGCCAGAACTCAACATGTGCGGATATTTTTCCTGTTCATCACGTACACGCATCAAGTCCAAAGCCATGTTCACACGGCGTTCAATTTCCATTGCAGTACCACGGTGATGGTAATACAGGGGAACAAAAATGTTTTCTCGAACCGTCAAGTTCGAAATCAAAGCGCCATTCTGGAAAATCAACTCCACACCGCGGTGCGCCACTTCCAAAGCCGTATGCTGAGAAATTGGCAAGTGTTCTCCAAAATAATAGAAATCGCCCGAATTCGGTTTATCAAGCCCTGCGATCAAGCGAAGCAACAAGCTTTTTCCCTTTCCCGATGCGCCCGCAATGCAAAGTGTTTCTCCACGGCCAAGCACCAAATCCAAACCGTCCAATGTGTCCGCAGAATCTTCCGAATAACGAAAGTGCAAATTTTCAATGCGGAGAGCTTCCCCTTGCGTCAAATCCATTAGATGATCCTCGACATTTGATTGGTATAGTCAAAGATGTAAAAGAGCGAGAACAGCACATCGATCACAATCACAAACAGAAAGGAATAAATGACCGAACGGGAGGTCGCTTTCGGCACCTGGCGAATGTCACGGCGAATATTCAAACCATGATAGCAAGCATTGATAAAAATGATGATCGCAAAAGCGACCGGCTTTAAAATCGCCATCACAAAGTCGGTCGCCGTCAACGAAAGCAGAATGGACTCCGAAATATAATGCCACGAAAGATTCAGATTCAACGACTCTCGCGAAGCGAGCACGAGTATTTTCGCGACCGCAAAACCACCACAGATACCGCACGCCGAGAACAAGATATTCGCAAGGAGCATCGCAACGATACCGCCAAAAAGCGCAGGCATCACCAGGTAACGCACCGGATTCACCCCGAGAGTTGCCAAGGCGTCCACTTCCGAATTGATCGCCATCGTCCCGATCATCGTCGTGAGAGCGGAACCGCTACGCCCCGAAATGAGGAACGCCGTCAGAATCGGGCCGATTTCACGCACCATCACCACGACCAGCAAACCGCCGAACGCATCCGAAAAGCCCACACGCGGCATGACGGTCATCGCTTCGACTATCGTCACCGTTCCCGTCAAAACGGAAACGATAAACAGAACGGGAAAAACTTCGACCACCGTAAAATAAATTTGGCGAATAATATTTCGCAGGTCACCGCGCAGATTTTGCCCTTCCGCAAAAAAGGAGTACAGGGCGCTGAAAAAAAGAAGAAGCTGTTTTCCAAAAACCGTCGACAGAAAACGACGTCCGATTTTATCGAACACCGATCCGAGCAAAGTCCAGTCGTCTAGTGTACGATGAACTTTCATTACGCCTCGACCGCTACAGTAGAAAGGATTTCCTGCCAGAGTTCGCCTAGGCCGATTTTGCGGAGCGTGCTCAAGCGAAGCGGACGGACCTGATTTTCAAAAAGCTGATTCAAAGCATTACGCGTTTTCGAAAGTTCCGACTGGTTCGCCTTATCGCATTTACTCATCACTGGCAAAACCGGACAACCCAGGGCACGAATGCCTTCGATGGTTTCCACATCAATCGGCTGCGGACCGAGCTTCGAATCGATCAAATAGACGATACCCTTCAGCTCCTTGGAATGTTCCACATAAGCGCGAATGCCATTCTGCATTTCAGAGACTTTGTCGAACTTGACGCCGGCAAAGCCGACGCCCGGAAGGTCCACCAGGTAAAACGCCTGGTTGAATTTGAAAAAATTGATTTCCTTCGTCTTGCCCGGTTTGGAACTGATTTTCACCAGTTTCCTTCGACCGGTCAACGCATTCAACAAGGAAGATTTACCCACATTGGAGCGACCGAGAAAAGCCACCTGCGGAAGTCCATCCGTCGGCAGTTGCGAAACATTCGTCGCAGCGGTGGTAAATTCAGCCTCCATCGTCGGGCGAAATGCGTTCTTTTCGTTCGGTTTCATATTCCAGTCCTTGATTCAAATGCGCGAAGTACGGTAACTTCATCAATATACTCCAATTCGCTGCCCATGGGAATACCCCTGGCGAGGCTAGAGCGCTTTACAGGCACTCCGGCAAGGAGCTTATCGATGAGAAGTATCGTCGAATCCGCTTCCGGGCTCGATCCGAGAGCAAAAATTACCTCTTCGATCTTTTCCGTTTGAATTCTTTGGATCAGTTGCGGAATATGCAACGTTTCGGGGCCTACACCGTCGAGCGGGGAAAGAACTCCCCCGAGTACAAAGTACAGACCGTGATAAATCCCCGCATTTTCAAACGGGAGAATATCTGAAAATTTTTCCACCACGCAGATGGATCTAGAGCCTTCGCGAGCCTTGCAAATCGGGCAAGGGTCTTCTTCTGCAAAAGAATGGCATTGGCTGCAACGCTTGACTTTGTCACAGGCTTCGACAATTGTATTCGAAAGTGCTTCCGCACGTTCCCGCGGACGGGTGAGCACAAAGTAAGCAAGTCTCCGAGCGGTCTTTTTCCCGATTCCCGGAAGCGATGCAAATTCCTGCACCAATTTTTCAAGGCTTGGCGGCTCAACCATGATTCCATCCGTAGGCCGCGTTCAAGCTCGCCGTCAAATCCTTGTTCGAAAGGGAGAGACGCTTCATCAGCGTACCGATACGCTCTTCTCGGTCATTTTCTACCGCTTCCGCAAGCGCAAGGAGCGTTCCGAGCTTTCCCGAGCCGTGCAACAGTGCACTCGTGATTTCCTTATCGACGTCCAAGTCTTCAAGGATCGTCGGCATCGGAGCCTTCACAAGAGCATCCATGCGGCTGACAATGCCCGTGATAAATGCTTGAGCAGGCAGGCATCCGTCCGGATCCAAAACGTCAGCCAAGGCTTCCAAGAAACGGGCTCTTTGCGAAACATTCTGGAAAAGAGGTTTTCCTTGAGTCGAACCGCCCATTTCCGGTTGCGCATAAAGTAAGAGCATCAACCAGTCCTGGATGTGCGGAACGCTGAGCCAAGCGATGGCATCTTGAATCGATTCCACCGGACGGCGACGGAATGTCTTTTGCGAATTCGCATATTGCACCAAGGCTTTCGCCACGGCAGGATGTTCAAGGAAAGTCTTTTCGATATCTGCAAGCGAAGGATCCCCTCGCAAGAACTGCAACAGGCGAAGAATCGTCGCAAGCGAGCCGTCCATTCTTTTACCGCGAACGATTTCCGGCTTCGCAAAGAAAAAGCCTTGAAAAAGATCGTAGCCGTCTTCAAGACGGGCTGTAAAATCTTCTTCCGTTTCCACTTTTTCTGCAAGCAGAACCATGCCGCGTTCCTTGAAGTACGGAACCGCAGCCTTCAAAGCTTCCGCCGAGTTCTCGATCAAGTCGAGCTTCACATACTTGACGTATGGGAAGAACGGTTCGAGACGCTTCAAATTTTCTGCATCAAAAATGACGTCGTCGAGGGCAAATTCATAGCCCCGTTCGTGGTATTTTTTGACGACCGACACAACGGTATCGTCCGCATCCACCGATTCGAGGATTTCCAAAACAAAACGATCGGAATCCAGCGGACTAAAAATATTGTCCAGCAGCATTTCCCGGCTGCAATTGATGAACGCCTTGTGGTTCCCCACGAGGCGCGAAAGTCCGAAGTTATTCAACACGTTTTCCAGAACCTGGGCCGTTTCACGAACTCCATTCCGAATCAACGCCGTTTTATTATCCGGCGAATCTCGGAACAGAAGTTCATAGGCGAAAATGCCCTGATGGGAATCCAGAATCGGTTGACGGGCCAAATACGCAGGAGATTCTACGGGGCTCATCCAATTCCTTATTAAATGCGAGCGGACTTGATGCTAAAGAGGAGAATGCTACGGCAACCGATGTCCCAAAGCTTGTCCATCACTGCATTTGCATCTTCTTCCGGCACCATCGCCTTCACTGCATACCAGTCACGGCCGTGAAGCTTCGAGATAGTCGGAGCATCCAGGCCCGGAGTCATGTCGCAAGCCTTATTGAGAAGTTCCGCCGGACAGTCATACTCGATCATCATGTACGTCTTGGCAACGAGCTTGCCTTCAATACGGCGAATGAGAGTGTGGACTTCTTCAAGGTCCTGCTTTTGCGGATGGCAGAACAGAGCGGCATTGCTGTGGAACAGAGGTTCGCCCACAATGCGGAGACCGGCCTGCTTCAACGTCGTACCGGTTTCCACCACATCGACGATTGCGTCAGACACGCCAAGGCTCACAGAAATTTCAACCGCGCCTTCCAGCACGACGAAATTCATATCCTTCTTGTAATAGTTGCTGACGATATTCGGGAAGCTCGTTGCGATCGTCGCATTCTTCAGATCGTCGAGAGACTGCACCGGGCTTTCATTCGGCACGGCGGCGCACATCTTGCTTGCGCCATACGGCAAATCAAGAACCTTTACCGCCGGACTCTTCGCTTCTGCATTGAAATCGATACCGGTAATACCCGCATCGATAATGCCGCGTCCAACGTACATCGGAATATCGCTCGGACGGAGGAAGAAGAATTCAATTCCATTCTTCGAGTCGAGCTGCGTCAAAGTCTTGTACGGTTTCGAAGCCTTGTAACCGCAATCCTTCAGGAGTTCCTGGGTCGGTTCAAAGAGCATGCCTTTATTGGGAAGAGCAACCTTAATCATAATTTAGCGTACACCTCTTCGAGCTTGATGCCCTTTTCTGCCATCATCACGGCGACATAGTAAAGGACCTGAGAAAGTTCCAAGCACTGAGCGTCATGGGATTCAAAACGGGCAGCCATCCAAGATTCCGCCGCTTCTTCCACAAGCTTCTTGCCAATGCCATGGGGACCCTTCTTAAAAAGTTCAGTGGTTCCCTTGCCTTCCGGCATTTCTTTTTTTCGCTGGCAGGCGAGTGCATAGATTTCTTCAAAAGTCATATAAGCCTCGATTATGGATTTTGCTCAAATTTAACAAATATTATGGAACGCAACAAATGAAAACCTCAAAGCACCCGAAATCCTGCGTAAAAAGCACGTCTAGCCCGAGTTGCCGAACGTCACGAATTTTACTCAATTTTGTTCGCTATTTGCGGATTCTACAGCAAAAGCGTTCTATGACCTAGAGGTTATTCAAATGATTACATTCCTCATCGGCGTAGCCATCCTGATCGGGGGCTATTTTACCTATGGAAAATTCGTGGAGCGCGTTTTCGGTCCAGATGACCGAAAAACTCCTGCTATCGCTCACCCGGACGGCGTGGACCGAATCGTTCTTCCCCACTGGAAAAACGTACTCGTCCAACTGCTCAATATTGCAGGTATCGGACCTGTCATCGGCGTCATTCTCGGCATTAAATTCGGCGCCATTGTCTTTTTGCTGATGCCCCTCGGCAACGTTCTCGGCGGTGCTGTGCACGATTATTTTTCGGGTATGGTCAGCATGCGAAATGACGGCATGAACGTGCCGGCCCTTTCCCACAAGTTTCTAGGGAGAGGCCCTTCGAAAGTCGTGATGATCTTGATCGCAGTCGCCCTGATCTTTGTCGGCGCAGTCTTTACGAACACGCCGGCAGGCCTTATCAACACACCGGTTCTCGTCGGCGAAGGCAACACGTCCCCGACGATTTTCTGGGGCGCAGTCATCTCCATTTTCGTCTATTACTTTATCAGTACTTTCTTCCCGATTGACAAAATTATCGGCCGAATCTACCCGATTTTTGGCGGTCTTCTGATTCTCGCTTCCATCGCGATTCTCATCGGAATCCTCCCGGAAATCGGTACTTTGGATGAATTCTGCCTTTCCGATTTCTGGAGTAACTTCCACAAGCATCCGACCGGTCAGCCGATCATCCCGATGCTCTTTGTGACCATTGCCTGCGGTATCATCAGCGGATTCCACAGTACCCAAAGCCCGATTGTCGCACGTACGGAAAAGTCCGAACACGTCGGTCGTCAAACCTTCTACGGCATGATGATTGTCGAAGGCTTGATCGGTATGATTTGGGCTGCAGGCGGTATGTATATTTACCACAAGATGCCGGAACTCATCTCCGGTGCCTCGGGCGTGCGCGTTTTGAGCGAACTTGTGACCACCGTTCTTCCGTTTGCCCCGATTTCGATCCTCGTGGTCATCGGTGTGATTATTCTCGCGGTGACAAGCGGCGACACCTCTCTCCGCAGCCTGCGCTTGACCATTGCAGAGCTTTTAAACTTTGACCAATCGAGCCCTAAAAACCGTCTGATTTTAACAGTCCCTATCTTCGCCATTTGTGCACTGCTCATCTTGTGGAGCAATTTCAACAAAGACGGCTTTAACATTCTTTGGAATTACTTCAGCTGGTCTAACCAGGTGATGGCGGTTTGCAGCCTTTGCGTTTCGACCGTCTATCTCCGCGCCAAGAAGAAAAACTTCTGGGTTGCTTTGATTCCGTGCATGTTCATGACCTTCATCGTCTGTGCCTACATTTTCTGGGTAAGCCCGGAAAACCTCGCCGGCGCTCCGGTCGGCTTTGGCCTGCCGTATAAGGTGGCGATCATGTTCGCCTTGCAAGATGCCATCATTCTCGGATTCTTGCTTTGCGCCCGCGGCAAGGCTTTAGCCGATATGGGCAACGCATTCCAGCCGGACTTCTGGGATTCCAGCCGAGAATTCCAAAAAAAATAATTCCTTTTTGAGTGCAAATAACCAAAAACGTCGCTTTTATGCGGCGTTTTTTTTCTTAAACCCGTCATCTATCCGTGCATTAAGCACTTCATCGCCTTAGGAGCCTCCCCCCCATTCTTTGAAATTCCCTTTTTTGTTAATTTTGGAACACAAGATGATTAATGTAAACAAAGAACAACAAAGGATGATTACCGAATGAGTCGATTCCTTTCGAAATTCACGCTGTTTGGAGTAGGAGTGCTCGCCGCAATTCCGGCTTGGGCAACTTCTTACACACGTGACGAAGCCGTCAAAATAGCGCTCGAAAAATCCTCCACCATCAAAACCGCCGAAGAAGAATTGATCTCGGCGAATTCTCAGGTGGACGCCGGATACGGCAACGCGCTCCCGTCGATTGACCTTGACGCAACCGTTACCCGTATCTTTGGCTTGGATGACGTAAAAAAGAGCCACGATCTTTCCAACGCCGCATCCCAAATGGACGCCGGAACGGACGAACCTTATGCAGCAGACGTTCTCGCTCCCGCCATGGACAACTTGATTTACGGCATGAAGAGCCAAGGTTACCGTTGGCAATCCAGCGTGGGCTTGACTGCAACCCAAGTGATTTACGCCCAAGGTAAGGTTGGAACCGGCATTGAAATCGCCAAGACTTACAAAAACTTGAAAGAAGTGAGCCTCGAAAACGCCAAGGCAAACGTGCGTTACGACGTCGAAAACGCCTTTGACCAGCTCATCTTCCTCGACTCCTCCATCGCGATTCTCGAAACGAGCATTGACCAAACGCAAAAGCACATCGACTTCGTCAACAAGTCCGTCGAAAGCGGCCTCGCTTCGGAACTCGACCAGATTCGCGCCCAGCTCGAACTCGACAAGCTCAAATCGACCCTCGAAAAGACAAAGAAGAACCGCGTTCTCGCCCGCAACAATCTCTTGAACACCATGGGCCTTGAATGGGATTCCGATGCTCAGTTCGAAGGAGAGCTCCGCTTCCCTTCGGACAATCTCCCATATCCGGATACCGCCATGGCAAATGTGAAGAAACGTCGCAAGGAACTCGCCCTTCTCGATGCCCAGCAGAAGATGGCCGAAAAGAACATCGAAATTGAAGAAGGCGGATTTAAGCCGACGCTCGTTCTCGTGGGTGGGCTCAAGTATTCGAACAACAAGAACAAGTTCCACGAATGGGACGCTCCGGACTGGGACGACAACATCAACAAGTACGTCGCCCTGAACCTGACGATGAACCTCTTCAACGGTATGAAGACAAAGGAATCCGTCGTCCAGGCAAAGTCCAGCATGCGTAGCGTCCAGATTCAAAAGGAATCCACCGAACGCGCTTTCCGCGTGCAAATTGAATCCTGTGCAAACACGCTCGAAGACGCGAACAACCAGATCGAAATTCAAAAAAATCAAGTCAATTTGGCCCAGCGCAATTTTGATTTGACTGAAGCTTCGTACAAGGTGGGAAGATCCACCCAGCTCGACTTCCTCGACGCATCGCTCAAACTCCGCTCTGCAAAGAACGACTACCTTCAGGCGATTGTCGACTGGAACAAGGCTTATAACGCACTCCTTCAGGCCACCGGTGAATATTAATAAGTAGAGGAATCCATGAACAAGACATTCAAAACCCTCCTGACCATTGCAACGGCATCCATGCTCTTGGCTGCCTGCGACCAGAAAGAAACAAAGACGGAACCGGTCGCCAAGAAAGCGTCCACCATCGAAGAAATCCAAAAGGAAAAGGGTAAGCCGGCTCGTATCGCCAAGGCCTCTACTCAAACGATTACCGACGTCCGCAAATTCAGCGGTTCGATCGAAGGCATGCAGCAGAACAGCGCCATCTGCAAGATGGGCGATCCGCTCGCTAAGATCCACGTACAAGTTGGCAGTACCGTGAAGAAGGACCAGGTCCTTGCTGAATACCTCTTCACCGGCGACAACACCCAGTACCAGCAGGCCGCAGAACAGGTGAAGCTCCTCGAAGCCGCCACCCAGCGTATGCGTGACGTCTTTGACAAGGGCGGCATCAGCCAGCAGGACATGGATGCCCAGGAAACGAATCTGAAAATAGCCAAGATGAACTTGGAAACCGCTCGCCGCGCCTCCCTGATTCTCGCTCCTGAAGCAGGTGTCGTCACCGAACTCAAGTTCAAAGAAGGCCAGACTCCGGGAGTCGGTGGCGTACTCGCCACGATCGCGAAGCTCGACAATGTAATCTTAAAGCTCAACGTCACAAGCCAGGATATCGGCTACTTCAAGAAGGGCGCTGCCGCTACTGTAACCATTGCCGGTGAAAAGATGAAGGGTAAAGTTTCCCTGATTCCTCTCGCCGCCAATCCGACAACTCGATTCTTCCCGGTAGAAGTGACCTTCAACAACAAGGGTAAGAAGCTCCTTCCGGGCATGTACGTGACCGCAGAACTTGACGCTCGCCAGGTGAACGGTGTTGCAGTTCCGACCGAAGCCGTTGTTTACCGCAACGGTTCGAATGCCGTCTGGATCGTGGACGAAGAAGGCAAAGCCCGTCGTAAGCTCGTGAAGCTTGGCGTGCAGACCAAGGAATTCATCCAGATCGCTGAAGGCCTCGAAGGCAACGAATCCGTCATCGTCGAAGGCATGTCCCGCATGAACGATGGCGACAAGGTCCTGGTTGTCGAATAAGGGAGGCTTTTCCGAATGATTAAAGCAAGTATTTACAAACCGATTACCATGCTCATGGTCATTTTGGCCATCGTGGTGTTCGGTCTCTACACCTACTCTATGATGGTGGTGGACTTGATGCCGAAATTTGACATCCCTGTCGTCACCGGTACCATCGTCTATTCGGGCGCTAACCCGGAAGAAATCGAAACCACCATTATCAAGCCAATTGAAGACCAGGTGGAACTGGTGGACGGTATCGACTATGTGCAGTCCATCTGTATGGAAAACTACGGTATCATTATCGCCATGTTCAACATGGGTATCGACGTGGACGTGGCGGCTAACGACGTTCGTTCCAAAATCGAACTCGCCGCAGCAGACTTCCCGGATGCAGTCGAAGCGCCTGTTATTTCGAAGGTGGACATTAACGCTTCTGCTATTATGTCCATTTCTTTCACGGGTCCGCTGAACTCGACAGAACTTCGCCAGAAGGTGGAAGACGAAATCGAACCGCTCTTCACTTCCGTTTCGGGCGTGGCGAGCGTGGACATATTCGGTGGTACGACTCGCCAGATTTCCATTGAGCTCGACAAGGAAAAGATGATCGACCGCAATGTGGACATTACGACGATCATGGGACTTTACGGAGCAACGAACGTAAACAACCCGGTCGGTGAAGTGATCGGCAAGCACAAAAACACCTCTGTTCGTACGGATGGCAAGTTCAAGACTCTCGATGAAATGCGCAACTTGGACATTCCGACGTCCATGGGCGTTATCAAACTTTCTGAAATCGCAGAAATCAAGGATACCGTCGAAACCATTACCTCTGCTTCCCGTTTCAACGGCCAGAGTTCAATTTCCTTGGATATCAAAAAGCGTTCCGACGCGAATGTGGTGGAAGTTTCGGAAGGCGTTCTGAAGCGCATGAACGAAATCAACAAGACCCTTCCGGAAGGCTTCGAACTTCACCTGGTCTATGACAAGAGCGAATCGGTGAACGAATCCATTGACAACGTGATTCAGAACATCATGATTGCCATTGCTTTGACCGCCGTTCTCTTGCTCCTCTTCCTCGGTAAATTTTCGACGATGATTATCGCCGCTCTCACGATGCCTATTTCCGTGATCGGAGCCTTTACCCTGATGTACTTTGCTGGTTTCGGCATCAACATGATGTCCCTCATGGCACTATCTTCATCTGTAGGCCTGTTGGTGACGAACTCGATCGTGGTGCTTGAAAACATTAGCGCAAAGCTTGGCGAAGGACTCGACCCGAAGGAAGCCGCTTACAAGGGTACAAGCGAAATCATGGTGGCTATCATGGCTTCCACTCTGACTAACGTCTGCGTGTTCGTTCCTATCGCGTTCATGAAGTCTATTGTGGGTATTTTCTTCCGCACCTTCGGTATGACGATGGTGTTCGCAACGGTCGTGTCCCTGATCATAACCTTTACCCTGACTCCGCTGATGGCGGCCTACCTGTTCAAGGGCAAAAAGAAGGACGAAAACG
Coding sequences within it:
- a CDS encoding carbon starvation protein A, which codes for MITFLIGVAILIGGYFTYGKFVERVFGPDDRKTPAIAHPDGVDRIVLPHWKNVLVQLLNIAGIGPVIGVILGIKFGAIVFLLMPLGNVLGGAVHDYFSGMVSMRNDGMNVPALSHKFLGRGPSKVVMILIAVALIFVGAVFTNTPAGLINTPVLVGEGNTSPTIFWGAVISIFVYYFISTFFPIDKIIGRIYPIFGGLLILASIAILIGILPEIGTLDEFCLSDFWSNFHKHPTGQPIIPMLFVTIACGIISGFHSTQSPIVARTEKSEHVGRQTFYGMMIVEGLIGMIWAAGGMYIYHKMPELISGASGVRVLSELVTTVLPFAPISILVVIGVIILAVTSGDTSLRSLRLTIAELLNFDQSSPKNRLILTVPIFAICALLILWSNFNKDGFNILWNYFSWSNQVMAVCSLCVSTVYLRAKKKNFWVALIPCMFMTFIVCAYIFWVSPENLAGAPVGFGLPYKVAIMFALQDAIILGFLLCARGKALADMGNAFQPDFWDSSREFQKK
- a CDS encoding TolC family protein, whose product is MSRFLSKFTLFGVGVLAAIPAWATSYTRDEAVKIALEKSSTIKTAEEELISANSQVDAGYGNALPSIDLDATVTRIFGLDDVKKSHDLSNAASQMDAGTDEPYAADVLAPAMDNLIYGMKSQGYRWQSSVGLTATQVIYAQGKVGTGIEIAKTYKNLKEVSLENAKANVRYDVENAFDQLIFLDSSIAILETSIDQTQKHIDFVNKSVESGLASELDQIRAQLELDKLKSTLEKTKKNRVLARNNLLNTMGLEWDSDAQFEGELRFPSDNLPYPDTAMANVKKRRKELALLDAQQKMAEKNIEIEEGGFKPTLVLVGGLKYSNNKNKFHEWDAPDWDDNINKYVALNLTMNLFNGMKTKESVVQAKSSMRSVQIQKESTERAFRVQIESCANTLEDANNQIEIQKNQVNLAQRNFDLTEASYKVGRSTQLDFLDASLKLRSAKNDYLQAIVDWNKAYNALLQATGEY
- a CDS encoding ABC transporter ATP-binding protein, with amino-acid sequence MDLTQGEALRIENLHFRYSEDSADTLDGLDLVLGRGETLCIAGASGKGKSLLLRLIAGLDKPNSGDFYYFGEHLPISQHTALEVAHRGVELIFQNGALISNLTVRENIFVPLYYHHRGTAMEIERRVNMALDLMRVRDEQEKYPHMLSSGVAKRVAIARAWAMDPRLLLMDEPTAGLDNYNRNTLLPLIDNMQALFKTSMILVTHDLLISRELGADLCFLENKRLSKRMKFEEWLDSDTPMAHEMFRNLRDFQLDSSFS
- a CDS encoding EAL and HDOD domain-containing protein, which translates into the protein MSPVESPAYLARQPILDSHQGIFAYELLFRDSPDNKTALIRNGVRETAQVLENVLNNFGLSRLVGNHKAFINCSREMLLDNIFSPLDSDRFVLEILESVDADDTVVSVVKKYHERGYEFALDDVIFDAENLKRLEPFFPYVKYVKLDLIENSAEALKAAVPYFKERGMVLLAEKVETEEDFTARLEDGYDLFQGFFFAKPEIVRGKRMDGSLATILRLLQFLRGDPSLADIEKTFLEHPAVAKALVQYANSQKTFRRRPVESIQDAIAWLSVPHIQDWLMLLLYAQPEMGGSTQGKPLFQNVSQRARFLEALADVLDPDGCLPAQAFITGIVSRMDALVKAPMPTILEDLDVDKEITSALLHGSGKLGTLLALAEAVENDREERIGTLMKRLSLSNKDLTASLNAAYGWNHG
- the hisE gene encoding phosphoribosyl-ATP diphosphatase: MTFEEIYALACQRKKEMPEGKGTTELFKKGPHGIGKKLVEEAAESWMAARFESHDAQCLELSQVLYYVAVMMAEKGIKLEEVYAKL
- a CDS encoding MlaE family ABC transporter permease, which translates into the protein MKVHRTLDDWTLLGSVFDKIGRRFLSTVFGKQLLLFFSALYSFFAEGQNLRGDLRNIIRQIYFTVVEVFPVLFIVSVLTGTVTIVEAMTVMPRVGFSDAFGGLLVVVMVREIGPILTAFLISGRSGSALTTMIGTMAINSEVDALATLGVNPVRYLVMPALFGGIVAMLLANILFSACGICGGFAVAKILVLASRESLNLNLSWHYISESILLSLTATDFVMAILKPVAFAIIIFINACYHGLNIRRDIRQVPKATSRSVIYSFLFVIVIDVLFSLFYIFDYTNQMSRII
- the hisG gene encoding ATP phosphoribosyltransferase yields the protein MIKVALPNKGMLFEPTQELLKDCGYKASKPYKTLTQLDSKNGIEFFFLRPSDIPMYVGRGIIDAGITGIDFNAEAKSPAVKVLDLPYGASKMCAAVPNESPVQSLDDLKNATIATSFPNIVSNYYKKDMNFVVLEGAVEISVSLGVSDAIVDVVETGTTLKQAGLRIVGEPLFHSNAALFCHPQKQDLEEVHTLIRRIEGKLVAKTYMMIEYDCPAELLNKACDMTPGLDAPTISKLHGRDWYAVKAMVPEEDANAVMDKLWDIGCRSILLFSIKSARI
- the yihA gene encoding ribosome biogenesis GTP-binding protein YihA/YsxC; the encoded protein is MKPNEKNAFRPTMEAEFTTAATNVSQLPTDGLPQVAFLGRSNVGKSSLLNALTGRRKLVKISSKPGKTKEINFFKFNQAFYLVDLPGVGFAGVKFDKVSEMQNGIRAYVEHSKELKGIVYLIDSKLGPQPIDVETIEGIRALGCPVLPVMSKCDKANQSELSKTRNALNQLFENQVRPLRLSTLRKIGLGELWQEILSTVAVEA
- a CDS encoding efflux RND transporter periplasmic adaptor subunit, yielding MNKTFKTLLTIATASMLLAACDQKETKTEPVAKKASTIEEIQKEKGKPARIAKASTQTITDVRKFSGSIEGMQQNSAICKMGDPLAKIHVQVGSTVKKDQVLAEYLFTGDNTQYQQAAEQVKLLEAATQRMRDVFDKGGISQQDMDAQETNLKIAKMNLETARRASLILAPEAGVVTELKFKEGQTPGVGGVLATIAKLDNVILKLNVTSQDIGYFKKGAAATVTIAGEKMKGKVSLIPLAANPTTRFFPVEVTFNNKGKKLLPGMYVTAELDARQVNGVAVPTEAVVYRNGSNAVWIVDEEGKARRKLVKLGVQTKEFIQIAEGLEGNESVIVEGMSRMNDGDKVLVVE
- the recR gene encoding recombination mediator RecR, translated to MVEPPSLEKLVQEFASLPGIGKKTARRLAYFVLTRPRERAEALSNTIVEACDKVKRCSQCHSFAEEDPCPICKAREGSRSICVVEKFSDILPFENAGIYHGLYFVLGGVLSPLDGVGPETLHIPQLIQRIQTEKIEEVIFALGSSPEADSTILLIDKLLAGVPVKRSSLARGIPMGSELEYIDEVTVLRAFESRTGI